In Bradyrhizobium lablabi, one DNA window encodes the following:
- a CDS encoding MFS transporter, whose translation MPLVQMLRPTLPILIGASLMLSLSMGLRQSLGIFLQPLTHDVGISVTQFTLAIAVQNLAWGFLQPLAGAFTVRYGFRTIMMVGALLYIAGLTLMAGAQGFVSVMLGAGVLIGMSLACTAAAIAMSVAARAVPAVVRSTVLGIVSAAGSLGALLSAPIGQMLNEGYGWRTGLAGFVILSLALLPAAWFAGRVDKVPLPPRASDDIADTSAAVATKIAFGNASFVVMTCAYFVCGMQLVFITTHLPSYLLICGMDPMLSAQTLGVIGGFNVLGSLFFGWAGGRWNKLALLGGIYVFRSLALGWYFMLPPSPATTLLFGAIMGFLWLGVGPLVAGAVAEMFGLQWQAMIQGLAFMSHQLGSFVGAYGGGLIYDALGSYTLAWRIGVSVGLAAGIIQVAFALIRPTRPPLVATA comes from the coding sequence ATGCCCCTGGTGCAGATGCTCCGCCCCACGCTTCCCATTCTGATCGGTGCCTCGCTGATGCTCAGCCTGAGCATGGGCCTGCGGCAGTCGCTCGGCATCTTCCTGCAGCCTTTGACCCACGACGTCGGCATATCGGTGACCCAGTTTACGCTGGCGATTGCCGTGCAAAACCTCGCCTGGGGTTTCCTGCAGCCGCTCGCCGGCGCCTTCACGGTGCGGTACGGCTTTCGCACCATCATGATGGTGGGCGCGCTGCTTTATATCGCGGGGCTGACGCTGATGGCGGGCGCGCAGGGGTTTGTCAGCGTCATGCTCGGCGCCGGCGTGTTGATCGGGATGTCGCTGGCCTGCACGGCGGCAGCAATTGCGATGTCGGTGGCGGCGCGTGCGGTACCCGCGGTCGTCCGCAGCACGGTCCTCGGCATCGTCTCGGCGGCGGGGTCGCTCGGCGCGTTATTGTCGGCGCCGATCGGGCAGATGCTCAATGAGGGCTACGGCTGGAGAACCGGCCTTGCCGGTTTTGTCATTTTGTCGCTGGCGCTGCTGCCAGCCGCCTGGTTCGCCGGCAGGGTGGACAAGGTCCCGCTGCCGCCGCGGGCCTCCGACGATATCGCCGATACTTCGGCGGCGGTCGCGACGAAAATCGCGTTCGGCAACGCCTCCTTCGTGGTGATGACCTGCGCCTATTTCGTCTGCGGCATGCAGCTCGTCTTCATCACCACGCATCTGCCGTCTTATCTGTTGATCTGCGGCATGGACCCGATGTTGAGCGCGCAGACGCTCGGCGTCATCGGCGGCTTCAATGTGCTGGGCAGTCTGTTTTTCGGCTGGGCCGGCGGGCGCTGGAACAAGCTCGCGCTGCTCGGCGGCATCTACGTTTTCAGGTCGCTGGCGCTCGGCTGGTATTTCATGCTGCCGCCGTCGCCGGCAACGACCTTGCTGTTCGGCGCGATCATGGGATTTTTGTGGCTCGGCGTCGGGCCGCTCGTCGCAGGCGCGGTCGCCGAGATGTTTGGGCTGCAATGGCAGGCGATGATCCAGGGGCTTGCCTTCATGAGCCACCAGCTCGGCAGTTTTGTCGGTGCATATGGCGGCGGGCTGATCTATGACGCGCTCGGCTCGTACACGCTGGCCTGGCGGATCGGCGTCTCCGTGGGGCTTGCGGCGGGGATCATCCAGGTGGCGTTCGCGCTGATACGGCCGACACGGCCGCCTTTGGTGGCTACGGCGTAG
- the rpmG gene encoding 50S ribosomal protein L33 translates to MAKAVTIKVKLVSTADTGFYYVAKKNSRTMTDKLVKKKYDPVARKHVEFKESKIK, encoded by the coding sequence ATGGCCAAAGCGGTCACCATCAAGGTCAAGCTCGTTTCCACGGCGGATACCGGCTTCTATTACGTCGCCAAGAAGAATTCCCGCACCATGACCGACAAGCTGGTCAAGAAGAAGTACGACCCGGTCGCGCGTAAGCACGTCGAGTTCAAGGAATCCAAGATCAAGTAA
- a CDS encoding alpha/beta fold hydrolase — protein MDPIRRTILATGVAATAVATAGTRLFAQQTGQGGAAMGTYEKGAVRIYFEEAGSGFPLMVIAGGGLNSTISALTSSSPFNPMEEFKGEYRCIAADLRNAKGGQSSGPLEADRPWDAYTDDHLGLMDHLGIDKFLVLGFCIGGPMIWNLLRRAPDRIVAAVLAQPSGSRPEMRDLFYENNMKGWGPELVARRPDITMEVVDKFLTRMYRINPDFVFTVTRDFVRNCQTPVLILPDDIPAHPYAVAMEAATLAPKAEVSMFPWKEPKERIPLAVRQIRSFLRAHLPA, from the coding sequence ATGGATCCAATCAGACGCACTATACTGGCAACGGGTGTCGCGGCGACGGCGGTGGCGACCGCGGGCACGCGCCTGTTTGCGCAGCAAACCGGGCAGGGAGGAGCGGCCATGGGCACTTACGAGAAAGGCGCCGTTCGCATCTACTTCGAGGAGGCCGGTTCCGGCTTCCCGTTGATGGTGATTGCCGGCGGGGGACTGAACTCGACGATCTCAGCCCTGACCAGCAGCTCGCCCTTCAACCCGATGGAGGAGTTCAAGGGGGAATACCGTTGCATCGCGGCGGACCTGCGCAATGCCAAGGGCGGCCAATCGTCCGGCCCGCTCGAAGCCGACCGACCCTGGGACGCCTACACCGACGACCACCTTGGTCTGATGGACCATCTGGGCATCGACAAGTTTCTGGTGCTGGGATTCTGCATCGGCGGTCCCATGATCTGGAACCTGTTGCGGCGGGCACCCGATCGTATTGTTGCGGCCGTGCTGGCGCAGCCCAGCGGGTCGCGTCCGGAGATGCGCGACCTCTTTTACGAAAACAATATGAAGGGCTGGGGCCCGGAGCTAGTCGCCCGGCGGCCCGATATCACAATGGAGGTGGTCGATAAATTCCTGACCAGGATGTACCGCATCAACCCGGATTTCGTCTTCACCGTGACGCGCGATTTCGTCCGCAATTGCCAGACGCCCGTACTGATCCTGCCCGATGACATCCCGGCGCATCCGTATGCCGTCGCGATGGAGGCCGCGACGCTCGCGCCCAAGGCCGAAGTGAGCATGTTCCCCTGGAAGGAGCCCAAGGAGCGGATACCGTTGGCGGTGCGCCAGATACGTTCCTTCCTCCGGGCACATCTTCCTGCCTAG
- a CDS encoding LLM class flavin-dependent oxidoreductase, which translates to MAKRQLKLGAFMRPVSIHTGAWRYPGAWPDANFNFAHIKRLIQKLEAGKFDAFFMADHLAVLNMPVNALKRSHTVTSFEPFTLLSALSAVTEHIGLIATGSTTFDEPYHVARRFASLDHISGGRAGWNIVTTSNPDAALNFGLDDHMEHAERYRRAREFYDVVTGLWDSFADDAFVRDVESGLFFDPEKMHVLNHKGKYLSVRGPLNIARPVQGWPVIVQAGASDDGRQLAAETAEAVFTGGGSLSDGQKLYADIKGRMDKLGRNRDDLKILPGAFVVVGDSVEEAKEKRALLDSRVHYESAIASLSVMLGTDASGFDPDGQLPDIPETNASKSGRQRLVDIAARDKLTVRQLAQRVGGYGGLSFVGTPKVIADQMEEWLTSFGCDGFNIMFPFLPAGLDDFVDKVVPELQRREIFRTHYEGRTLRENLGLPRPKNRFFEG; encoded by the coding sequence ATGGCAAAACGGCAACTCAAGCTCGGCGCGTTCATGCGGCCGGTCAGCATTCATACCGGCGCGTGGCGCTATCCCGGGGCCTGGCCGGATGCCAATTTCAACTTCGCCCACATCAAGCGCCTGATCCAGAAGCTGGAGGCCGGCAAATTCGACGCCTTCTTCATGGCCGATCACCTGGCCGTGCTGAACATGCCGGTCAATGCCTTGAAACGCAGCCACACCGTCACCTCGTTCGAGCCGTTCACGCTGTTGTCGGCGCTATCGGCCGTCACCGAACATATCGGGCTGATCGCGACCGGTTCGACCACGTTTGACGAGCCCTATCATGTCGCCCGCCGCTTTGCCTCGCTCGATCACATCAGCGGCGGCCGCGCCGGCTGGAACATCGTCACCACGTCGAACCCGGACGCAGCGCTGAATTTCGGGCTCGACGACCACATGGAGCACGCCGAGCGCTATCGTCGTGCGCGCGAATTCTACGACGTGGTGACGGGCCTGTGGGATTCGTTTGCCGACGACGCGTTTGTGCGGGACGTCGAAAGCGGTCTCTTCTTCGATCCCGAAAAAATGCACGTGCTCAATCACAAGGGAAAATATCTGTCCGTGCGCGGCCCGCTCAATATTGCCCGCCCGGTGCAGGGCTGGCCCGTGATCGTCCAGGCCGGCGCCTCCGATGACGGCAGGCAGCTTGCGGCGGAAACCGCGGAAGCCGTATTCACCGGCGGCGGCAGCCTCTCTGACGGCCAAAAGCTTTATGCCGACATCAAGGGCCGCATGGACAAACTTGGCCGCAACCGTGACGACCTTAAAATCCTGCCGGGCGCCTTTGTCGTGGTCGGCGACAGCGTCGAAGAGGCAAAAGAGAAGCGCGCGTTGCTCGACAGCCGGGTGCATTACGAAAGCGCGATCGCCTCGCTCTCGGTCATGCTCGGCACCGATGCGTCCGGCTTCGATCCCGACGGGCAATTGCCAGACATCCCCGAGACCAATGCCTCCAAGAGCGGTCGCCAGCGACTGGTCGATATCGCCGCCCGCGACAAGCTCACGGTGCGCCAGCTGGCGCAACGCGTCGGCGGTTATGGCGGGCTGTCGTTCGTCGGCACGCCCAAGGTCATCGCCGATCAGATGGAGGAATGGCTGACCAGCTTTGGCTGCGACGGTTTCAACATCATGTTCCCGTTCCTGCCCGCCGGCCTCGACGATTTCGTCGACAAGGTCGTGCCGGAACTGCAACGGCGCGAAATTTTCCGCACCCACTATGAGGGCCGGACACTGCGGGAAAATCTGGGACTGCCGAGGCCGAAAAACCGGTTCTTTGAGGGTTAG
- a CDS encoding NUDIX hydrolase → MSETEKIEKEADHHPYRRPVDAATLILVDRSATTPKVLVGKRHDKVVFMPGKFVFPGGRVDKTDNRVPVAAPIPKALEENLLRGSPKITASRARSLTIAAIREACEETGLCLGSKSNGATPALEGAWKPFTEAGLLPDPSGLFLIARAITPPGRVRRFDTRFFTADASTIAHRVEGVIHADAELVELVWVEIGSKPLADLHPMTKNVLGELEKRLATGPLNHDAPVPFFHFYGGRMHRDVLGA, encoded by the coding sequence ATGAGCGAGACGGAAAAGATTGAAAAGGAAGCCGATCATCACCCCTATCGCCGCCCGGTCGACGCCGCCACGCTGATCCTGGTCGACCGCAGCGCGACCACCCCCAAGGTTCTGGTCGGCAAGCGCCACGACAAGGTGGTGTTCATGCCCGGCAAATTCGTCTTTCCCGGCGGGCGCGTCGACAAGACCGACAACCGCGTTCCCGTGGCCGCGCCGATCCCAAAAGCGCTTGAGGAAAACCTGCTCAGAGGCAGTCCAAAAATCACAGCCTCGCGGGCGCGCTCGCTGACCATCGCAGCGATCCGCGAGGCCTGCGAAGAGACCGGCCTTTGCCTGGGCAGCAAGAGCAACGGCGCGACACCGGCCCTCGAAGGCGCCTGGAAGCCCTTTACCGAGGCAGGCCTGCTGCCCGATCCATCCGGATTATTTCTGATCGCGCGCGCGATCACCCCGCCCGGCCGCGTGCGCCGCTTCGATACGCGGTTTTTCACTGCGGACGCTTCGACCATTGCCCATCGCGTCGAGGGCGTGATCCATGCCGATGCTGAACTGGTGGAATTGGTCTGGGTCGAGATCGGCTCAAAGCCGCTCGCCGACCTTCATCCCATGACCAAGAATGTTCTGGGCGAACTCGAAAAGCGCCTCGCCACCGGACCCCTAAACCACGACGCGCCAGTGCCGTTTTTCCATTTCTACGGCGGCAGGATGCACAGGGATGTGCTGGGGGCGTAG
- a CDS encoding DUF983 domain-containing protein, which produces METVSEQPKVWTQDSASGEKRNVWLALKRGLRGRCPRCGQGKLFRAFLKVADHCEVCGLDFTPHRADDLPAYLVIVIVGHIVVPTILWVETNYSPPVPLQLAIYLPLTLVLSLLLLQPVKGAVVGVQWAMRMHGFDEQNPEP; this is translated from the coding sequence ATGGAAACCGTGAGCGAACAGCCAAAAGTCTGGACGCAGGATTCCGCGTCAGGCGAAAAACGCAACGTCTGGCTCGCCTTGAAACGCGGATTGCGCGGCCGCTGCCCGCGCTGCGGCCAGGGCAAACTGTTTCGCGCCTTTTTGAAGGTCGCCGATCACTGCGAGGTCTGCGGGCTCGATTTCACCCCGCACCGCGCCGACGATCTGCCCGCCTATCTTGTGATCGTCATCGTCGGCCACATCGTGGTGCCGACCATCCTGTGGGTTGAAACCAATTATTCGCCGCCAGTGCCGCTGCAGCTTGCGATCTATCTGCCGCTCACGCTGGTGCTGTCGTTGCTGTTGCTGCAACCGGTGAAAGGCGCCGTGGTCGGCGTGCAATGGGCGATGCGCATGCATGGATTTGACGAACAAAATCCGGAGCCGTAG
- the rnr gene encoding ribonuclease R encodes MAKNRELGFPARDAIVAFIRAHPEKIGTREIAREFGLKNADRAELKRILRELADEGTIKKSGKTISEPAVLPATLMADITGRDSDGELIATPTEWDEVENGEPPKIRIHIPRRPQPGTAAGVGDRALLRIEKLEERDGALYRGRVIKVIDHARTRVLGIFRALPGGGGRLIPVDKKQAGRELNIAKADAGGAEDGDLVSVDLIRTRGFGLASGEVKERLGSLASEKAVSLIAIHAHEIPQAFSPAALREAEEAKPATLKGREDWRDVPLVTIDPPDAKDHDDAVHAEPDPDPNNKGGYIVNVAIADVAFYVRPGSALDRDALTRGNSVYFPDRVVPMLPERISNDLCSLVPGQPRGALAVRMAIGNDGRKRSHSFHRILMRSAAKLSYAQAQAAIDGRPDDVTGPLLDPILKPLYDAYAVVKRARDERDPLDLDIPERKILLKPDGMVDRVIVPERLDAHKLIEEFMILANVAAAEMLEKQALPLIYRVHDEPTLEKVHNLQEFLKTLDLPFAKSGALRPSLFNRVLARVKGHDSEPLVNEVVLRSQAQAEYAAENYGHFGLNLRRYAHFTSPIRRYADLVVHRALIRGLGLGEGALPETETVETLTEVAAQISVTERRAMKAERETADRLIAHFLADRIGATFQGRISGVTRAGLFVKLSDTGADGFVPIRTLGTEYFNYDETRHALIGSRSGAMHRLGDVVDVRLVEAAPVAGALRFELLSEGQSISRGRRREPTRDGSRAQAKAHPGNKQRKKDRSPGKAKPGKSRKGKASKDRSWKP; translated from the coding sequence GTGGCGAAGAACCGCGAGCTCGGCTTTCCGGCCCGGGACGCCATCGTCGCCTTTATCCGCGCCCATCCGGAAAAAATCGGAACCCGCGAGATCGCGCGGGAATTCGGCCTGAAGAATGCCGACCGTGCCGAACTCAAGCGCATCCTGCGCGAACTAGCCGACGAAGGCACCATCAAGAAAAGCGGCAAGACAATTAGCGAACCCGCGGTGCTGCCGGCGACCTTGATGGCCGACATCACCGGGCGCGACAGCGATGGCGAATTGATCGCCACGCCGACCGAGTGGGATGAGGTCGAAAACGGCGAGCCGCCGAAAATCCGCATCCATATCCCGCGGCGTCCGCAGCCCGGCACCGCGGCCGGCGTCGGCGACCGCGCGCTGCTGCGGATCGAGAAATTGGAAGAGCGCGACGGCGCGCTCTACCGCGGGCGCGTCATCAAGGTCATCGATCACGCCAGGACCCGCGTGCTCGGGATCTTTCGTGCTCTCCCCGGCGGCGGTGGACGGCTCATTCCCGTCGACAAGAAGCAGGCCGGCCGCGAGCTCAACATCGCCAAGGCCGACGCCGGCGGCGCCGAGGATGGCGATCTCGTCAGCGTCGATCTGATACGCACGCGCGGATTTGGGCTCGCCTCCGGCGAGGTCAAGGAGCGGCTCGGCTCGCTGGCGAGCGAGAAAGCGGTCAGCCTGATCGCCATTCATGCCCACGAAATTCCGCAGGCGTTTTCGCCCGCAGCACTCCGCGAGGCGGAAGAGGCAAAGCCCGCAACATTGAAGGGCCGCGAGGACTGGCGCGACGTGCCGCTGGTGACGATCGATCCGCCCGACGCCAAGGACCATGACGACGCGGTGCACGCCGAGCCTGATCCCGATCCGAACAACAAGGGCGGCTACATCGTCAACGTCGCGATCGCCGACGTCGCGTTCTATGTGCGGCCGGGATCGGCGCTCGATCGTGACGCGCTGACCCGCGGCAATTCGGTGTATTTTCCGGATCGCGTGGTGCCGATGCTGCCCGAGCGCATTTCTAATGATCTGTGCTCGCTGGTGCCGGGCCAGCCGCGCGGCGCGCTCGCGGTGCGGATGGCGATCGGCAATGACGGCCGCAAGCGCTCGCACAGCTTTCATCGGATCTTGATGCGCTCGGCCGCGAAACTGAGTTACGCGCAGGCGCAAGCCGCGATCGACGGACGGCCCGACGACGTAACCGGTCCCCTGCTCGATCCGATTTTAAAACCGCTCTACGACGCGTATGCTGTGGTAAAGCGCGCGCGCGATGAGCGCGACCCGCTCGATCTCGACATTCCCGAGCGCAAGATCTTGCTGAAACCCGACGGCATGGTTGATCGCGTCATCGTGCCGGAGCGGCTCGATGCGCATAAATTGATCGAAGAATTCATGATCCTTGCCAATGTCGCCGCGGCGGAAATGCTTGAAAAACAGGCACTGCCGCTTATCTACCGGGTGCACGATGAACCGACGCTCGAGAAGGTTCATAACCTTCAGGAATTTTTGAAGACGCTCGATCTGCCGTTCGCGAAAAGCGGCGCGTTGCGCCCCTCGCTGTTCAATCGCGTGCTGGCGCGGGTCAAGGGACATGATTCCGAACCGCTGGTGAATGAAGTGGTGTTGCGCTCGCAAGCCCAGGCCGAATACGCCGCCGAGAACTATGGTCACTTCGGCCTCAACCTGCGGCGCTATGCGCATTTCACCTCGCCGATCCGCCGCTACGCCGACCTCGTCGTGCACCGCGCCCTGATCCGCGGCCTGGGCCTCGGCGAAGGCGCGCTACCGGAGACCGAGACGGTGGAAACGCTGACCGAGGTCGCTGCGCAAATCTCCGTCACCGAACGGCGCGCGATGAAGGCGGAGCGCGAAACCGCCGATCGCCTGATCGCGCATTTTCTCGCCGACCGCATCGGGGCGACCTTTCAGGGCCGCATTTCCGGCGTCACCCGCGCCGGACTGTTCGTCAAACTTTCGGATACCGGCGCCGACGGTTTTGTGCCGATCCGCACCTTGGGGACGGAGTATTTCAACTATGACGAGACGCGCCATGCGCTGATCGGCTCGCGCAGCGGTGCCATGCACCGGCTGGGTGACGTTGTCGACGTCCGTCTGGTAGAAGCTGCACCCGTTGCCGGCGCGCTGCGGTTCGAATTGCTGTCGGAAGGCCAGTCCATTTCGCGCGGCAGAAGGCGCGAACCGACGCGCGATGGTTCCAGGGCGCAGGCGAAGGCGCATCCCGGCAATAAACAGCGCAAGAAGGATCGCAGCCCGGGCAAGGCCAAGCCCGGCAAATCGCGAAAGGGCAAAGCTTCAAAGGACAGGTCATGGAAACCGTGA
- the topA gene encoding type I DNA topoisomerase, which translates to MNIVIVESPAKAKTINKYLGSSYEVLASFGHVRDLPAKNGSVDPDANFQMIWEVDPKAAGRLNDIARAIKGADRLILATDPDREGEAISWHVLEVLKEKRALKDQKIERVVFNAITKQAVTDAMKHPRQIDGALVDAYMARRALDYLVGFTLSPVLWRKLPGARSAGRVQSVALRLVCDRELEIEKFVPREYWSLVATLTTPRGDAFEARLVGADGKKIQRLDIGSGAEAEDFKKAIEAANFTVTTVEAKPARRNPQAPFTTSTLQQEASRKFGFAPAHTMRIAQRLYEGIDIGGETTGLITYMRTDGVQIDNSAITQARKVIGEDYGNAYVPDAPRQYQTKAKNAQEAHEAIRPTDLSRRPAEMRRRLDADQAKLYELIWIRTIASQMESAELERTTVDITAKAGARVLELRATGQVIKFDGFLALYQEGRDDDGDDEDSRRLPAMSEGEALKRQDLAVTQHFTEPPPRFSEASLVKRMEELGIGRPSTYASILQVLKDRGYVKLEKKRLHGEDKGRVVIAFLENFFRRYVEYDFTADLEEQLDRISNNEISWQQVLKDFWDDFIGAVNDIKDLRVTQVLDALDDMLGPHIYPPREDGGDVRQCPSCGNGKLNLKAGKFGAFVGCSNYPECRYTRPLAADSEASADRILGKDPETDLDVVVKAGRFGPYIQLGEQKDYAEGEKPKRAGIPKNISPSDIELDLALKLLSLPREIGKHPETGEPITAGLGRFGPFVRHEKTYASLEAGDEVFDIGLNRAVTLIAEKVAKGPSGRRFGADPGKPIGDHPTLGTVAVKSGRYGAYVTAGGVNATIPSDKTQDTITLPEAIALIDERVAKGGGKPKRGAKKAKVEKPAKTEADTKVTKPVKKAPAKKSAAKPTSDAVSKARAPVTPAAKTSVAKPASAAKTPAKKSAGKARG; encoded by the coding sequence ATGAATATCGTCATTGTGGAGTCGCCTGCAAAGGCCAAGACGATCAATAAGTATTTGGGCTCGTCCTATGAGGTTCTGGCCTCGTTCGGCCATGTCCGCGACCTTCCGGCCAAGAATGGATCGGTCGATCCGGACGCCAATTTCCAGATGATCTGGGAGGTCGACCCCAAGGCCGCCGGCCGGCTCAACGACATCGCCCGCGCCATCAAGGGCGCCGACCGCCTGATCCTCGCCACCGACCCCGATCGCGAGGGTGAAGCGATCTCCTGGCACGTGCTCGAAGTGCTGAAAGAAAAGCGCGCGCTGAAAGACCAGAAGATCGAGCGCGTGGTGTTCAATGCCATCACCAAGCAGGCGGTCACCGACGCGATGAAGCATCCGCGCCAGATCGATGGCGCGCTGGTCGATGCCTATATGGCGCGCCGCGCGCTGGACTATCTGGTCGGCTTTACCCTTTCGCCGGTGTTGTGGCGCAAACTGCCGGGCGCGCGCTCGGCGGGGCGCGTGCAGTCGGTGGCGCTGCGGCTGGTCTGCGACCGCGAACTGGAGATCGAGAAATTCGTGCCGCGCGAATATTGGTCGTTGGTTGCGACCCTGACGACGCCGCGCGGCGACGCGTTCGAGGCACGCCTGGTCGGCGCCGACGGCAAGAAGATTCAAAGGCTCGACATCGGCAGCGGCGCGGAAGCCGAAGATTTCAAGAAGGCGATCGAGGCAGCTAACTTCACGGTCACCACCGTGGAGGCAAAACCGGCGCGGCGCAATCCGCAGGCGCCGTTCACGACCTCGACGCTGCAGCAGGAAGCGAGCCGCAAGTTCGGCTTTGCGCCGGCGCACACCATGCGGATCGCGCAACGGCTCTATGAAGGCATCGACATCGGCGGCGAAACCACCGGCCTCATCACCTATATGCGAACCGACGGCGTCCAGATCGACAATTCGGCGATCACCCAGGCGCGCAAAGTGATCGGCGAGGATTACGGCAACGCCTATGTGCCGGACGCACCACGCCAGTACCAGACCAAAGCCAAGAACGCGCAGGAAGCGCACGAAGCGATCCGTCCGACCGATCTGTCGCGCCGGCCCGCGGAAATGCGCCGCCGCCTCGATGCCGATCAGGCAAAACTCTATGAACTGATCTGGATCCGCACCATCGCCAGCCAGATGGAATCGGCCGAACTGGAGCGCACCACCGTCGATATCACAGCGAAAGCCGGCGCCCGCGTGCTGGAACTGCGCGCCACCGGGCAGGTGATAAAATTCGACGGTTTTCTGGCGCTCTATCAGGAAGGCCGCGACGACGACGGTGATGACGAGGACAGCCGCCGCCTCCCCGCCATGAGCGAAGGCGAAGCGCTGAAGCGCCAGGACCTCGCCGTCACCCAGCATTTTACCGAGCCGCCGCCGCGATTCTCGGAAGCATCGCTGGTAAAACGCATGGAAGAGCTCGGCATCGGCCGCCCCTCGACTTACGCCTCGATCCTGCAGGTCTTAAAAGACCGCGGCTACGTCAAGCTCGAGAAGAAGCGCCTGCATGGCGAGGACAAGGGCCGCGTCGTCATCGCGTTCCTGGAGAATTTTTTCAGGCGCTACGTGGAGTATGACTTCACCGCCGATCTGGAAGAGCAGCTCGACCGCATCTCCAACAACGAGATCTCCTGGCAGCAGGTGCTGAAGGATTTTTGGGACGATTTCATTGGTGCGGTCAACGACATCAAGGACCTGCGGGTAACGCAAGTGCTGGATGCACTCGATGACATGCTGGGACCGCACATTTACCCGCCGCGCGAGGATGGCGGTGATGTCAGGCAGTGCCCGAGCTGCGGGAACGGCAAGCTCAACCTCAAGGCCGGAAAATTCGGCGCTTTCGTCGGCTGCTCCAATTATCCGGAGTGCCGCTATACGCGGCCGCTCGCCGCCGATAGCGAAGCCAGCGCCGACCGTATCCTGGGCAAGGATCCGGAGACCGATCTCGACGTCGTGGTGAAGGCCGGCCGGTTCGGCCCCTACATCCAGCTCGGCGAGCAAAAGGATTATGCAGAGGGCGAAAAGCCGAAGCGCGCCGGCATTCCGAAAAACATCTCGCCTTCCGATATCGAGCTTGATCTCGCCTTAAAACTGCTGTCGCTGCCGCGCGAGATCGGCAAGCATCCGGAGACCGGCGAGCCGATCACCGCGGGTCTCGGCCGCTTTGGGCCGTTCGTGCGCCACGAAAAGACCTATGCGAGCCTGGAGGCCGGCGACGAGGTGTTCGACATCGGGCTCAACCGCGCGGTGACGCTGATTGCCGAGAAAGTCGCAAAGGGCCCGAGCGGCCGCCGCTTCGGCGCCGACCCGGGAAAACCGATCGGCGATCATCCGACGCTGGGCACGGTCGCGGTCAAGAGCGGACGCTACGGTGCCTATGTCACGGCGGGTGGCGTCAATGCCACGATCCCGAGCGACAAGACGCAGGATACCATCACGCTGCCGGAAGCCATCGCGCTGATCGACGAACGCGTCGCCAAAGGCGGCGGCAAGCCCAAGCGCGGCGCCAAGAAAGCCAAAGTGGAGAAACCTGCCAAGACTGAGGCCGATACCAAGGTGACAAAGCCGGTCAAGAAGGCGCCGGCCAAGAAATCCGCCGCAAAGCCGACATCGGACGCCGTCAGCAAGGCGCGCGCGCCGGTGACACCGGCCGCCAAGACCTCGGTCGCAAAGCCGGCATCAGCCGCCAAAACGCCCGCGAAGAAAAGCGCGGGCAAGGCCCGGGGATAG
- a CDS encoding winged helix-turn-helix transcriptional regulator → MVKRTSLEKADCPVARSLDVFGDWWSLLIIRDAFLGLRRFSEFQKNIGLAKNILTVRLRALVEHGILKTVPASDGSAYQEYVLTPKGRGVFPVLVALRQWSEEFSAEGGGFPTLLVDRDKGRPVRKLELRASDGRLLGDGDTELRPNPSAKRPRRVSA, encoded by the coding sequence ATGGTGAAACGGACTAGCCTTGAAAAGGCCGATTGCCCGGTTGCGCGATCGCTGGACGTGTTCGGCGACTGGTGGTCGCTCCTGATCATCCGCGACGCTTTCTTGGGGCTCCGCCGCTTCAGCGAATTCCAGAAGAACATCGGGCTGGCAAAAAACATCCTCACCGTGCGGCTGCGTGCCCTCGTCGAGCACGGCATTCTCAAGACGGTGCCGGCCTCCGACGGCAGCGCCTATCAGGAATATGTGCTGACGCCGAAGGGGCGCGGGGTGTTTCCGGTGCTGGTCGCGCTCCGGCAATGGAGCGAGGAGTTTTCCGCCGAGGGCGGCGGCTTCCCGACGCTTCTGGTCGATCGGGACAAAGGCCGGCCGGTGCGAAAGCTCGAGCTGCGCGCCAGCGATGGAAGGCTGCTCGGCGACGGCGATACGGAGCTGCGGCCGAATCCGAGCGCAAAACGCCCAAGGCGCGTTTCAGCGTGA